The genomic DNA CTCCAGTTTTGCTGGTGGTAATGCGGCTCGCCAATGGCATGCACACCGGACGCGACCTGTTGGACCGTATACCAATCGTTGGGTGACATCGACAGTTCCTCCACCATTTTGGGCGGTTCAGTTACTCGCCTGCTGGTACCTCGGCACCATATCCCAGTGGCGCGCTGACTTCATCGCGTGGTGCATCATCCTGTTCGGCCAGCCAACGTTCGGCTTCGAGGGCGGCCATGCAGCCCATCCCGGCAGAGGTTACCGCCTGACGATATTTCCAGTCGGTCAGATCACCGGCCGCGAAAATCCCCGGAATCGAGGTTTCGGTGCTGTCAGGATTGGTTACGACGTAGCCGCCCATATGTGTGTCCAGCACGTCCTTGACTAGTTCGTTGGCGGGGGCGTGACCGATGGCGATAAAGACACCCTTGCACGGGATTTCTGTGATCTCGCCTGTTTCTACGTGTTTCACGCGGACACCCTCGACGCCCAGCGGGTTTTCTGTGCCAACGACTTCCTCCAGTTGATGGAACCAGAGCGGCTCGATCTTGGGATTCTTCATCAGCCGGTCCTGCAAGATCATCTCGGCGCGCAATTCATCACGGCGGTGGATCAGCGTGACCTTGGAGGCGAAGTTGGTCAAGAATAATGCCTCTTCGACCGCAGTGTTGCCGCCGCCGACAACGACGATTTCCTGGCCGCGATAGAAAAATCCGTCGCAAGTGGCGCAGGCGCTGACGCCGAAGCCCTTGAACTTCTCTTCGCTGGGCAGACCCAGCCATTTGGCGCGTGCACCTGTGGCAAGGATGATTGCATCGGCTTCGTAGACCGTACCGCTGTCGGATTGGCAGACGAAGGGGCGTGCATCGAAATCAATGCTGCTGATGATATCGCCGATGATCTCACAGCCCATGGCTTTGGCGTGGGCCTCCATGCGCACCATCAGGTCGGGGCCTTGTACCTCGGTGTCACCCGGCCAGTTTTCAACTTCGGTGGTGGTGGTTAACTGGCCGCCGGGTTCGATCCCCTGAACGAGGATCGGATTCAGCATCGCACGGCTGGCATAAACACCCGCCGTGTAGCCCGCCGGGCCGGAGCCGATGATCAGAACTTTGGTCTTGCGGGTATCGGCCATTGGGCGTGCCTCTCGATCAGTCGTTGTGTGAGCGTATTGGCCTGATATAGACGCGCGTGCGCCGGGGTGAAACCCCTGCAATGCGGTCCTGTGTGTGCGTCATGCAGCGGAAGGTTGCGAAACGATGTTGCGCGGGCGCGAAACATTGTTGCGCGGCCCCTGACCCTGATGTAAGAAACGGCAATAGCGTAAACGCGAATTTCTAAAAATAGGTGCGACATGGCGACAACCCGGCTTGACCCGATCGACCGCAAAATTCTGGCCGAATTGCAGGCCGATGGCCGGATGACGAATGTGGAACTGGCCCGCCGTGTCGGCATCTCGGCGCCGCCATGCCTGCGGCGTGTGCGGACGCTGGAGGAAAGCGGATATATTCGTGGCTATCATGCCGAAGTGGATGCGCGCGAACTGGGGTTTGAAGTGCAGGTGTTTGCCTCCGTCGGGTTGCAGAGCCAAGCCGAAGCGGACCTAAGCGCGTTTGAGGCGCGCTGCCGGTCGTGGCCGCTGGTGCGCGAGTGTCACATGCTGAATGGCGAAGTGGATTTCATCCTCAAATGCGTGGCGCCGGACCTAAGCAGCTTTCAACGGTTCCTGACCGAAGAACTGACTGCTGCCGAAAACGTGGCCAGCGTCAAAACTTCGCTGGTTATTCGCGGTGCCAAGGATGAGCCGGGGGTGCCGTTCGATGTGCTGGAGGAACGGCTGACCAAAGAGGCTTGACTACAGGGCCTCAGGCGTCCGGCTCAGGCGACATTTAGTCCGTTTTGTGATCGCAGCGGCGCGCGCGGATGGGCAAGGCTGCCGAAATCCACGGGCTTACGGATATGCGGGAAAAGCCCGATAAACTGCGCCAGATCATCATATGTCATTGACTGGTCAAAGCCGGGTCCGGGGTGGAACGTCTCGACCGAGAGTCCGGCGGCAGTAATCGTCGCGTGACGCGGGAGCAGCAGATGGTACATCTGAACTGCGCTGGGCGGGCGCAATTCGATAACCTGCATACCATCCAGCATGTCACGCACGGGGCGCAGGCTCTGATCCCGCCGGCCGGGGGTGCGTTGTAGAATGCGTGCGCCGGGTCCGGTCATAAGATCGGTCATCGGACGCGCCATCCCTAACGCTTCGGCCATGATCCGGAACAGGCGCGGACCGGACTCACCGAAGGCACACGCGTCAGGGCGCAACGTCATCGCACCGACCCACAAGAGCGGCGATGGGCCACGTTCGTTGGTTATCAGCTTCATTCCGGGGCTGAGGTCCTCGACCGCAACAGGGCCTTGGGTGGTTGCGATCAGGGTCCCGCGTGCAAAGGCGGAAAACGCATCAAGGAAGGGTGCGGTCGCCGGGGCACGATGTCGCGCGGACCCGATTTGACCGTCGCCGCACAGGTACTGCACGTCATATCCGATCATTGGCTGCGCACGCTCAGCACGCATCCCGCGCAGGGAGGTATATTCTTCGGCGAAGCCTGCTTCGGCTCGCATGGCGCTGACCAGATTCAGCGCAGAGGGGGTGTAGACCATGTTGTGTTACCCTTTTGAGGTTGTCACAACCGCGTCGGCCCCCACCGACAACGACAGATGGACAAGTGTCGCCTGCATGTCATTGCAGACAAAATAGGTGTTAATCGCGCGGATCGTCAATTAATTGCCAACATTGCTTGCATGAATGGGGTCAATCCTGTGTTCGTTGCAATCATTGTTGCTGCTTCGTGGACGGGATTGCCACATTGCGATTCGCGGGCGTTCCTGCCGGGGCGTGCCAGCAAACGCGGGATAGGAAAGTGAGGCCGCCCAAAACAAGGGGCGACCCCACATGAAGTTCAACCCGATGCACTCGTAAAAAACTCTTTTTTGACATTGCGACACTCAGGCCCTGCGCAGTTGATTGGGCGCGTCATCGCACATGCGGATCGCAACATTCTGGCGGTTCCCGCGGCGGAACGGCATCTGGGGCAATTCTGTCCGGCTGGTGGCGAGAACGGATTTCATCCAGCGTTTTTGTTTCATCTTCATCTGCCTTGTCTCCTCAAGATTGCCCGCCGTGCAGGTCTGCTGTTTGTCTGAGGATCAATATGACAAGGCTTTGAGGCCAAGGTTTGGCGGTTCGTCTTTATTTCGAAAAGCGATCCAAATTTTTCGCCCTTATCATCTGATAAAAATGTAAGGCGTTGAAATGTATCAATTATAATCCATAGATTGACGCGGTATCTGAGTCACGTAATGCACGTATGAGGTGAATTGGGGCAAATGCGGGATGGTATCGCCGCTGTTTTGCCTAAATCGGACATTTTTTGACATAGCGCCGATCCCGCGCGGCGCCCAAACACCCATGCGGATCAACGCGGCGTCGGAAACGGAAGCCGCAATCAGAGCCTGATTGCAGCAATCAGACGCCCGTAATCGACCTCGCCCAGATGTGTTGCGCGGCGGAAGGAATAGAACCGCTCGGAATCGCCATAGGTACAATGGCGCGTCCATTCCGCATGGCCGACGCCTGCGGTACGCAACCGATGCAGGCCGAACCCTGTGAGGTCGAAATGCATCCGGTCGCCTGATCCGCCAGCAAAGAAACGGGAATAGTCCGTGTCCTCAGCCAGAAAGGTATCCAGAAACTCGGGGCCTACCTCGTAGGCGGCTTGACTGATTGCGGGGCCGATAACGGCAGACACGTTGCCGCGATCTGCGCCAAGACCTTCCATTGCATCAAGCGTCGCCTCCAGCACACCGTCCAGCGCGCCACGCCATCCTGCATGCGCCGCACCGATGACGCCGGCAGTCGGGTCGGCAAACAGGACCGGTTGGCAATCCGCAGTCAGAATACCAAGCGCCACTCCCGGTGTGCGCGTGGCCATTGCGTCGGCACGGGGGCGTTCGGTGAGCGGTCCGTCGACGATGGCCACGCTCGCAGAGTGAACCTGATGCACAGTGAGAAGGTGATCGTCGGGTACTTCCATCGCAGCGGCGACGCGGGCCCGGTTGATGGAAACGATTTCGGACTGGTCAGAAGATCCAATACCGCAGTTCAGCCCGCGAAAGA from Roseovarius pelagicus includes the following:
- the trxB gene encoding thioredoxin-disulfide reductase, producing MADTRKTKVLIIGSGPAGYTAGVYASRAMLNPILVQGIEPGGQLTTTTEVENWPGDTEVQGPDLMVRMEAHAKAMGCEIIGDIISSIDFDARPFVCQSDSGTVYEADAIILATGARAKWLGLPSEEKFKGFGVSACATCDGFFYRGQEIVVVGGGNTAVEEALFLTNFASKVTLIHRRDELRAEMILQDRLMKNPKIEPLWFHQLEEVVGTENPLGVEGVRVKHVETGEITEIPCKGVFIAIGHAPANELVKDVLDTHMGGYVVTNPDSTETSIPGIFAAGDLTDWKYRQAVTSAGMGCMAALEAERWLAEQDDAPRDEVSAPLGYGAEVPAGE
- a CDS encoding Lrp/AsnC family transcriptional regulator, translating into MATTRLDPIDRKILAELQADGRMTNVELARRVGISAPPCLRRVRTLEESGYIRGYHAEVDARELGFEVQVFASVGLQSQAEADLSAFEARCRSWPLVRECHMLNGEVDFILKCVAPDLSSFQRFLTEELTAAENVASVKTSLVIRGAKDEPGVPFDVLEERLTKEA
- a CDS encoding Hint domain-containing protein produces the protein MVYTPSALNLVSAMRAEAGFAEEYTSLRGMRAERAQPMIGYDVQYLCGDGQIGSARHRAPATAPFLDAFSAFARGTLIATTQGPVAVEDLSPGMKLITNERGPSPLLWVGAMTLRPDACAFGESGPRLFRIMAEALGMARPMTDLMTGPGARILQRTPGRRDQSLRPVRDMLDGMQVIELRPPSAVQMYHLLLPRHATITAAGLSVETFHPGPGFDQSMTYDDLAQFIGLFPHIRKPVDFGSLAHPRAPLRSQNGLNVA
- the pgeF gene encoding peptidoglycan editing factor PgeF; the encoded protein is MTLEILTADSLTPLRHGFFTRKGGASSGIFRGLNCGIGSSDQSEIVSINRARVAAAMEVPDDHLLTVHQVHSASVAIVDGPLTERPRADAMATRTPGVALGILTADCQPVLFADPTAGVIGAAHAGWRGALDGVLEATLDAMEGLGADRGNVSAVIGPAISQAAYEVGPEFLDTFLAEDTDYSRFFAGGSGDRMHFDLTGFGLHRLRTAGVGHAEWTRHCTYGDSERFYSFRRATHLGEVDYGRLIAAIRL